A single region of the Streptomyces caelestis genome encodes:
- a CDS encoding alpha-ketoacid dehydrogenase subunit beta, whose protein sequence is MADVITYREAVAEGIAREMRRDTTVVCLGEDIAAAGGVFKTTVGLLKEFGPERVWDTPISEQAIVGAAMGAAMTGMRPVAEIMFSDFLACCWDYLANEIPKVRYMTGGQVTVPLVVRTANGGGLGFGAQHSQATENWALTVPGLKIAAPATPADVVGMMAAAIRSDDPVVFFEHKALLATKGAPPPPGHVVELGRAAVVREGADVTLVALASTVPLALKAADVLSGEGIEAEVVDLRCLVPLDAATVLGSLRGTSRLVTVEENPYQGGWGATVVSIVADEGFGLLDAPVRRVAGECVPLPFADALEEQVIPTVDKVVTAVRGLAAY, encoded by the coding sequence ATGGCGGACGTGATCACCTACCGGGAGGCGGTCGCCGAGGGCATCGCGCGCGAGATGCGCCGGGACACGACGGTCGTGTGCCTCGGCGAGGACATCGCCGCGGCCGGCGGCGTGTTCAAGACGACCGTGGGTCTGCTCAAGGAGTTCGGGCCCGAGCGGGTGTGGGACACGCCCATATCCGAACAGGCCATCGTGGGTGCGGCGATGGGCGCCGCGATGACCGGGATGCGGCCCGTCGCGGAGATCATGTTCTCCGACTTCCTGGCCTGCTGCTGGGACTACCTCGCCAACGAGATCCCCAAGGTCCGCTACATGACCGGCGGCCAGGTGACGGTGCCCCTCGTCGTGCGCACCGCCAACGGCGGCGGGCTGGGCTTCGGCGCCCAGCACTCCCAGGCCACCGAGAACTGGGCGCTGACCGTCCCCGGCCTGAAGATCGCGGCTCCGGCCACACCCGCCGACGTCGTCGGCATGATGGCGGCGGCGATCCGCAGCGACGACCCCGTGGTCTTCTTCGAGCACAAGGCCCTCCTGGCCACCAAGGGGGCACCGCCGCCGCCCGGTCACGTCGTCGAGCTGGGCCGGGCCGCCGTCGTACGCGAGGGCGCCGACGTCACACTCGTCGCGCTCGCCTCCACCGTGCCCTTGGCGCTGAAGGCCGCCGACGTGCTGTCGGGGGAGGGGATCGAGGCGGAGGTGGTCGACCTGCGCTGCCTGGTCCCGCTGGATGCCGCGACCGTCCTCGGCTCACTGCGCGGGACCTCGCGGCTCGTCACCGTCGAGGAGAACCCGTACCAGGGCGGCTGGGGCGCCACCGTCGTCTCGATCGTCGCCGACGAGGGCTTCGGCCTGCTCGACGCGCCCGTGCGGCGGGTGGCGGGGGAGTGCGTCCCGCTGCCGTTCGCGGACGCGCTGGAGGAACAGGTCATCCCCACCGTCGACAAAGTCGTCACGGCGGTCCGCGGACTCGCCGCGTATTGA